The DNA sequence ACGCCGCCAAGGAAGTTTCTGCGAGAGATGGGGGACATGACTGATTGGTAAAGGTTCAATCCAACGTGATAAAGTATGGAGCCGCGGGGAACCGCCCGCCACAGTACGACGTGAGATCCAACAAGCTGAGATTCCCCAAGCCCACCGAGCATCACAAAACGTCTACGACTCGGGATACCCCGTAATCGCCTGAATCTCGTGGTACATCGGGAGTAACTGCTTATACATCGTGAGATACACCTTGCGGTACAACTGCTCGTAAATCGCCTGGTTTTTCGGAATCGGCATAAAGAGCTCGCGCACACGGGTCATCGCGCCGACCGCCGTATTGAAGTCGGGATACAATTTCATCCCCACCGCGGCAATAATGGCCGCGCCGAGCACCGAGGTCTCACTTGTGTGCGGCCGCCGCACGGGGAGCCCAAAGACGTCGGCCGTGATTTGCATAATTGCGTCGCTCTTGGAGCCGCCACCGGTGGCACGAATCTCCGTGATCGCCACACGGTTCTTCTTCTGCGTCAGCTCCGCGCCTTCCTTGAGCGCGTACGCGAGCCCTTCGATAATTGAGCGATACAGATGCGCGCGCGTGTGCACATCGCCAAAGCCTATCACTGCACCCTTGGCGTTCGCGCTATGCTCCGGCCCTGGCGTCCAGTGCGGCTGACACATCAACCCCATGCTACCGGCCGGTACGGCTTGCAGCAGTTTCTCCATCAGCTCTTCGGGTGCCACATCCTGCTCGCGTGCCTGAAGCCGCTCCTGCAACCCAAACTCTTCCTTGAACCACGACACCATCCACAGGCCACGCACCACGCCAACCTCGGAATAGAACTGGCCGGGAATCGCCGATGGATATGGCGGCAGTAGCGGGCGCAGCTCTACGTATTTCTCGTTTTGCGTATTGATCGTGGCCGTCGTCCCAAAGCTGATGCACCCTTGATCTGGCGTCATACAGCCCGCGCCAAGAATGTCGCACGCCTTGTCATTGGAGGCGGCTATCAAGGGCAACCCCACCGGAATGCCACTGGCCGCGGCCGCCGCCTCGTGAACTGCACCCAGCGACTCGCTGGGCTGCACTAACTCGGGCAGCTTCTCCACTTCCACAGGGAAGAGCTTCCACTTGAGGTCCCACCGCCCCGCCCAACCGCCGCGGCGCACATCAAATGGTACGGCCCCAATGACGCTCCCCACCGAATCACGAAACTCCCCCGTGAGCCGATGGGTGAGATAGCCGGAAAGAAAGAGAAACTTGTGTGTCTGCTTCCACAGCTCGGGCTCGTTCTGCCGCAGCCAGTTGGACCGCGAATAGCGCGCCGCAAACTCCACAAACCGATGCAGCCCCGCCGCCTTCAACAGCGGCACCAGCACCGGCGGAATCACCTTGCTCGCGTCCGCCTTGCGCGTATCGAGCCAGACTATTGCTGGTCGCAGCGGCTTTCCCTCGCGGTCCACACTAATCAGCGTCATGCGTTGCGTGGTGAGCGTCACCGCCACCACCCGCTCACGGACGCTCTGCTCCGCCAACACCTCGTGGCACACCGCACACAACGTGCTCCAATACAGTTCGGGATCCTGCTCCGCCCACCCCGGCTTCGCGGAGAAGTAGGGCTCAATCGCCTGCTTCACCAAGCGATGCACGCCGCCCTGCAAATCCACCAGCGCCGCGCGCACCGACTGCGTGCCCACGTCAATCGAGAGAATCAGCTTGCCCGTGGCGTCTTTCATTCGCCCCTCGCGTTGCGATGGCACCTGTCGACAATCACGCGGCTACACCGTGGGGTCGAGCGAATCGAGGCTCAACGTGCCGCCAGGATTCATAACGTTGTGCGGATCAAAGTGCCGCTTTAGAGCCCGCAACACGTCCACCTGCGCCTTGCCAAGGTGCTGCTCCATCCAGGGCGCAAAGAGCCGCCCCACACCGTGGTGATGACTCACCGAGCCCCCGTGCTCCACAATCTTGCTCACCACGCCGGAGCGGAACTTAAAGAACTCCTGTTCATTCTTGGGCTTCATCATAAAGATGAAATAGAGGTTCGTCCCCTCAGGATAAAAGTGCGAGGCGTGTGTCAAGCAGCAGGTGCCCGGCCGCGCCTTTACAAACTCACGCACGCTCCGGTGCAGATGATGCACGTTGTCCCAACTCACACCGGTCTCGAGTGTATCAATGATGATGCCGTAGTCGAGCAGATCGTCGCGCAGATGCACGTCGGAATAGCGGCCATGCTCCCACTGCTTGGTGGCGTAGCTCGTGAGGGAGATTGCCCCGTTGGCTCGTGCAATGCGCGCCGCCTGCTGTCGCACATGCACCGCGAAGCCGCGCTCCCCTTCGACCGTTCCAATACACAAACAACGTTGCATCGGCTGCATGCCGCGAAACCGAAGGTAGCGGTCGAGCCACCCGCCACTAAACCCTTTGAGTTTGAGCCCATTCTCGGTTTCTTCAGGGTCCGAAATCCGCAGCACCGCCGGCATGCCGAACTCTCCCTGCACCATCTGCCGCGTCGCAGTGACCGCGCTTTCCCACGAGGGGAACATAAATGCAAAGCGCTGCCGATTCTCCGGCCGATGATGAAAGATCTTCATCGTGACTTCCACCAGAATCCCAAACGCTCCTTCGTTGCCCTTGAGAATGTCGTTCACCTTGGGGCCAGTCGCCGTGCCAGGGATATCGCTCGTCTTGATTGTGCCAGCGGGGGTCACGTACTCCTGACTGTGCACAATGTCGTAGGCATCGCCGTAGTAGGTGGATGCCTGCCCCGATCCCAACGCCGCCACCCATCCGCCCACCGAGGCGAGCTCAAAAGACTGCGGAAAATGCCCACCCGTGTACGGCACGCGCGTACCGAACCGCTCAGGTGCGGCATTGAGCGCGGCTTCGTAGTCGGGCCCCATCATTCCGGGCTGCACCACGCACGTCTTATTGAGTTCGTTAATCGCCACGATCTTATTCATATGCGTGCGCATCACCACCGCCACACCACCTCGGTCGGCCTGTGTGCCGAGTACCACACCGGAGCCCGCGCCAAAGGTGATGATGGCAATGCGATGCGTGTGGCAGTACGCGACAATTTGCTGCACGTCCGCTTTGTTCCGCGGATGCAACACGAGATCGGGCACCTTGCGCACAATATTGTGGCGTAAGCTGAGGTTTTCGTCGAGCGACTTGCCGTGACTGAACTTCACACGGCTGTAGTCGTCCATCGCAACATTTTCCTCGCCGACCATCGCGCGAAAGTCGGCAATCTGCGCCGCCGTCAACGTAATCGGCTGCTCAACACGCACCGGCTCGTCGCCGCCGGGCTGACGCACACGGAAGTCGTCATCCGTCATTCCGAATTCGCTCTTGAACAGTTCAAACCACGCCGTGTTGGGGTGCTTGAACTGCTTGGGATCGTACTTGAAGATCGACCGGTAGGAGCCCGCAGCGGGCACATCCTCTCTCCAGTCGGGCTGGAACGCTCCGCTGTCTTTCAACGGCACTCTCCGGTGATCGGTCATTGCGGCACCCGCAGCGCTTCCTTTGCCAACGTCATCTCCTGCACTCGGCGCGCGTCATCCCACCCAAGCTCGCGCGCCATCAGCGCCGCCACTCGGCTCGTCACATCGTCCCCCGGGTACCCGAGGGTGCCGAGCCCCGTGCGGCGGAGCAGCACGTCGAGCAGGGTGTGCGCCATCTCCTTGCGCACCGCGTAAACAACTTGCGCCGCAATCTCACCATCGGCGTTGAGCGGTTCGGCCAGCGCCGCGTCGTGACGCGCTAAATCGAGCACCTGCTGAACGTCGTTGCCGTAGTGCCGTCCGAGCCAGTCGAGCGTGCTCGCCGCAAAACCGCCTGGCGTACGAGCCACGTCGGCGAGAAAGCGGTCCATGTTCTCAATCTTGCAGCCATCCAGATATCGGTGCGCAGTTCTGCATTCGCCCAACGAACGGCCGAGTTTTTTCGAAACCGTCTGGAGCACCTGCTCCGCAAGATTGCGACTGGTGGTGTACTTGCCACCCACCACCGTAATCAACCCCTCAATCCCTTGCTCGGCGTTGTCGCAGATTTCATATTTGCGCGACGACTGCCGCGTGCCGCGCTGCGAGTCATCCACCAGTGGGCGGAGGCCACCATAGGCGTACACCACATCTTCGTAGCGGAGTGGCGTGGCCAGCCTGTCGCTGACGTCGGTGAGCAGTTCGTCGATCGCCGCTCGCGTCACCGTGTAGTCGTCCGGATTGCCGTGGTACGCACTGTCCGTGAGGCCGATGAGCGTATGCCCGCGCCACGGAATGAGGAACACCGGATTCCCCCGCCGCGACGAACAGGCCACCATATGCTCACCCACCAGCGCGCGCGTGATGAGGTGAATCCCCTCGGAGCAGCGCACCTTCGTGCTGACGCTACTGCCATCGGTGACGGTGTTCAGCAGGATGTCGGCCCAAGGGCCGGTGCAGTTCACCACGAGCTTCGCGCGAATCTCAAGCTCACGACCATAAATCAGATCGCGCACCCGCACCCCTTCCACACGATTCCCCTCAGCGCGCAGAAAGCCGTCAACCTGGGTGTAGTTCGCCACGTGCGCCCCGGCGCGCACCGCTGACCGCACAAAGGCCAGCGTCAGTCGCTCGGGGCAGAGACTCTGACAGTCGTAAAAGACCGTGCCCCCGTGTAGCCCGCGCCCGTCGATCTCCGGCGCGAGCCGCTGCACGTCCGGCACGCTGAGCATTTTGTGGTTGGGTAACCGCTTACGGCGGTCCCACGTGGAGCGCTTATCGTACGACAACAGATCGTACAGAAACATCCCCACTTTGATCTTCCAGCGTTCGGAGTCGGGCCGATCGTCGTAGAGCGGCACCAGTACCGGCTGCGGATACACAAAGTTCGGCGCGATGTTCGAGAGCGTCTTTCGCTCACGGAGCGATTCGCGCACTAAGCCAAACTCATAGTTGGCGAGGTAGCGCGAGCCGCCATGAATGAGTTTGGACGTGGCTGCCGACGTGGCGCCCCCAAAATCCTGACGTTCCACCAGCGCCACCGAGAGCCCCCGCAACGCCGCATCGTACGCGACCGCGGCGCCGGTGATCCCACCACCGACGATCACGAGGTCGTACGCCCCGACTGTTTCCCGCTCAACGAACCGCTCCATGGATTAGCCGATGCTCCCGCGCGCGACGCCCGTCATGTCGCGCGCCGCGTCGACTTCGCCTTCGGCGTCATCTTCGACGGCAGCTTCGGCTTCGGCGTCAACTTCGCCTTCGCCTTCAGCTTCGGCGTCAACTTCGCCTTCGACTTCGGCTGCGGCTCAATCGCCTTGAGCGACTGGACCTCAGCAAACGCCAGCACCTCCGCCATCACGCGCCTCGCCTTAGACCCATCCTGCTTTTCGATAGCCGCGCAAATATCGCGGTGAAATTTCATCGAGCGACGCCGATTGGCCTCATCGATGAAGTAGGGCTCAATCGCATCGCGCGTGAACTGCGTAAAGGCATTGATCAACAGCACGGCGAGCACATTACCACTCGCCCGCGCAATAATGTTGTGCACTCGCCAATCGCGCTCGGCGAGCGGCATGTCGTCGTGCGCAAAGACGGTGTCTTGCAGCTCATCGAGATCGCGCGCACTCCGGTGCGCGGCAGCATCAGCGCTCATCTCCGGCAGCAGGAGCCGGCGCAACTGATGCAGATTCATGAACACCGGCATATTCGCCTGACCATCGAGCACCAGGAGGTGCCGCGCCAGTTCGAGTCCGCCGCTCTCGAGGTAGTTGCGCACAAACACACCACTGCCGTGTTTGATCTCAATCAGCCCCATACTCTCGAGCTTATGCAACGCCTCGCGCACGGTGGTGCGATTCACCCCCAGCTGTTCGGCCAATACCCGCTCCGGCGGCAGCGCCGCGCCGGGTGGCAGGTCACCGCTGATAATGCGGTCCTTGATCTGCTCCATGATTTCCTCATGGAGCCGGGTCTTGGTCAGGGGACGCAACGCACGCGGGGTGGCACGCATAGAGCAGTCGCATCCTGAGAGGCAGGTGGTCGAGTGAACGGATGGTCCAACCAATTAGTACGGAATGGGAGCCGAGCGGTCAAGAGTCCTCGGACCACGGGCATGGCTCGTCGCGGACGCCGTCCGATGGGGCGTTTCGGCATAACAACCCCTGCTGCGGTTGTTGACCGCCACGCCGAACGGAGGGTGACCAAGCAGGACATTCTGTCCATTCTATTCTGATTACTGGATTAATGGCGCAAGTGAGGGGCATATTATACACTATCCCTTTCTCGTGTCACGAGCCGCGCCGGATTCCCAGCAGGCATCGCCCTTGCCACTATGCCGAGAGAGGGCATGCGCTGAAGATCCCCGTTCCGAGTGAGGGGGAGTCCGGATGCCGCCCCGCATCAAAAAAGCTGATCGCCCCGCATCGGGCGCCGCCGAGCATCGCCCGATGACCTCGCCGCGGCCGGCCCCCGCGCGTCCACACGCCATGGCCGGCAGCTGGAGCTGGGATGTCCCCACCGGTGCGCTCACCTGGTCGCCGGAGCTCTTCGAGCTTTTCGGCATCCTCCCCGATGGGGATGACGCCTCTTTCAAAGCGTGGCGTAGTATCCTCCATCCCGATGATGCGGAACAGACGGAGCGGAGTTTAGCGATAGCCCTCAGTACCCACACCGCACTCATCTGCGACTATCGCGTCGTGCTGCCGGACGGCAGCGACCGGTGGATCAACGTCGTGGGATCGGGCGTGTACGACCACGACGGTACCCCCCTTCGCATGATCGGGCTCTGCCTCGACATTACCGAGCGTAAGCTGGCGGAGGAGGAACGGCACATTCGCGAAGCGCACGACCGTGGCTTTGCGAGGGCCGCCTCCGATGCCATCATCTCCATGGACCTCGATGGCGATGTCATTGGCTGGAACAATGCCGCCGAAATCACCTTCGGCCGCTCCGAAGCGGAGATGCTGGGAAAACCCTTCTCGTTCCTCATCCCTGAACGGTTCCGGAAGCAGCACCGTGCGGGCCTCGCCCGAGTCCGTGCTGGAGGCGCGCGCCACGTCGTTGGGCGAGTCGTGGAACTCGCCGCGCTACGCCACGACGGCGTCGAGATCCCCATCGAACTCTCGCTCTCCACGTGGGACGGACCGAGCGGACCTTGCTTCACCGCGATCATGCGCGACATCAGCGATCGCAAACGGGCGGAGCAAGCGCTGCATTACAGCGAACTCAAACTGCGCACCGTCATCGAAAATCTGCCGGTCACTGGCGTGGTGCTGACCGACAGCGCAGGTCAGATCATAGAAGCGAACCGCACCGCCGTGAACATTCTAGGCTTGAGTCATTCCGATACCGTCGCGCGATCGCTTGACGCGCCTGAGTGGATGATCATTCGCCCCGATGGAACGCCCATGCTCTCAGCGGAATTCGCGAGTGTCCGTGCGCTCCGCGAGCAACAGCCGATCGACGACATCGAGATGGGAATCATCCGTCCCGACGGTGAGGTGCGCTGGATCCTCACCTCCGCCATACCAATTCCCGTCGATGGGTTCGGTGTCTCTATCGTCTTCAACGACATCACGGAACGCAAACAGGCGCAGCGCGTGCTGTTGGAGCGCGAAACGAGGCTCCGCAATTGGTTCCAGCTTCCACTCGTTGGTATCTGCATCACCTCGCCCACCAAAGGGTGGCTCGAAGTCAACGACCACCTCTGCACCATGCTCGGCCGCAGTCGCACCGAGCTGGAGAGTCTGACCTGGGCGGATCTCACCTATCCCCCAGACCTGGCCCTCGATGAGACACACTTTAAACAAGTGTTGCGTGGAGAAATCGAAGACTACTCGATTGAGAAACGCTTTGTCCGTAAGGACGGAATACTCTTGCCAGTGGATCTCTCCGTCCGCTGCGTGCGGCTCCCCGACGGGTCGGTGGACTACTTGATCGCGTTGCTACAAGACATCAGCAAGCGCAAACAAGCCCAGGCCGAGGCGCAGGAATCCGCAGGGTTCTACGCTGGTATTTTTGAGACGAGTCACGCCGTACAACTCCTCGTCGATCAGTCGACGGGGCGCATCATCGCCGCCAATCCTGCGGCAGCGGATTTCTATGGGTATCCGCTTCACGCGCTGATCGGGCTTCCGCTCACCGACCTCACCATGCGCGGCGCCGCCGAGCAGAAGGAGAGACTCGATGCAGCCGCGCGGTCTGGAGGGTCCGATTTCGAAATGCAGCACCGCCTCGCGAATGGCACCGTGCGTGATGTGTGGGTTTACAGCAGCCTTGTGAAAACACTCCAGCGCCCCGTGCTCCACGCGTTCGTCGTCGACATCACCGAACGAAAACAGGCAGAGGCGGGCGCCGCGCTCCTCCAGGCCAAGCTGCAGCAGGCCCAACGTTTGGAGTCCATTGGCCTCTTAGCCGGCGGCATTGCCCACGATTTCAATAACATGCTGGCCGTCATCCTCGGAACAGTCGAACTGGCCAGCAGCCGTGTCGATCCAGCGCACCCGCTCCATAGCGATCTCCTCGATATTCAGAGCGCCGCCACTCGCTCCGCCGACCTCACCCGAAAACTCCTGAGCTACGCGCGCAAACAAACCATCGCGCCCGCCGCCCTTGACCTCAACGTGGTCGTGCCTCGGACAACCAGCATCCTCCAACGGCTGATCGGCGAGGACATCCTTCTCCGATGGGAGCTGGGAGAGGAACTGTGGATCATTAAGATGGATTCCTCCCAACTGGACCAGATATTAGCCAATCTGTGCGTCAACGCACGACACGCCATCGCCGACGTCGGCACCGTGACGATCGCCACCGCCAACGTGGTCATCGACGAGCACTTCTGCGCCGCGCACGCCGACGCAGATCCGGGTGAGTACGTGCGGCTTTCCGTGCGTGACACAGGACACGGGATGGATGCCTCCACCCTAGCCCACATATTCGAACCCTTCTTCTCGACAAAAGATGTGGGGACAGGCACCGGCCTAGGATTAGCAACGGTATACGGCGCCGTCCGTCAGAACCACGGCTTCATTACAGTCGCCAGTGAAAGAGGGCACGGCACCACATTCGATATTTACCTGCCACGGCATGACGGATCAGCCGCTACGCTACAAGACGCACGCTCGGTCGCCGTGCAGCACAACACCGAAACCATCCTGGTGGTGGAGAACGAGGCCGCGGTGCGACGGATCGTCGTCGCGACGCTCCAACGGCAGGGATACCGCGTGCTCGCGGCGGAGAGCGGTGCCGAAGCCATTCGCGTGGCAGAGGAGCGCGTCGGTGAAATCGACCTCCTCCTGACGGACGTGGTCATGCCCGGCATGAATGGCCGCGTGCTCGCCACCACGCTTCGGTCCACGAACCCCACGCTCCCCGTAATCTTGATGTCCGGATTCGCGGCCGGCGTGCTCGGCGGCCGTGGCGTAGAGATGGACGAGGTGGACTTTATCGAAAAACCGTTCGCTCCCGGAGCCTTGGAAGCGAAAGTGCGGAAGCTGCTGGATCGCGCGTAGCGCCTGACAACAACGCTGCCTCACTGACGGTCGCGATTCGTACCCTGCCGTGCGTCTACTGAAAGAGTGCGTCGCGTAGCTCCGTCTTCCACGCACCGGTCGGGTGGCTGTAAATACCAAATCCACTGGCGAGTTCCCAGTAGGCCCACGTCATGCCGCGCGCTTCCATCGCATCCCGCGAGGCGCGCGAATACGTAACCCGCGACGCGTACGGGCCCTTCTCGTAAGAGCCGAACTCGCCAACCCAGAGTGGTCGGCCCGAGCTGGTCCGCCATGCCACGGCGATGTCGAGCGGTGCCGTCATCTGCGCGAGTTGCGCCACCGTACAGCAGGTGACCACGGGACTGTCGGCCAGCCCGACCCACGCCGCGCCCTGATGCGTAAACGCAAAGGGCTCGTAGTTGTGAATCGTCACGATGAGTCGCTGGTCCGTGGCAGGGAGCACGAGGCTCGCCAGCGAACCGGCGTGGTTCCATTTACCTGGGCCGACCACGACGTATCGCGTCGGGTCAATCGCTCGCACGACGGCCAACGTTTTGGCGAGGAGCACGTTCCAACGATCGTTGGTCAGCAGCCCGTGCGGTTCGTTGTATACCTCAAAGAGCACGGCAGCGGGCTGGTCGCGATAGCGCGTCGCAATCTGCTGCCACATCGCGACGAACCGCTCCTCCAGCACCGCACTGTCAACCGCGAACTCTCCCGGATCCAGCGCGTCGCCGTCGAGTTGGTGGTGGTGGTGCATGTCGATGACGATGTGCAACCCACGCGCACGTGCCGCGGCCACCGCATAGTCCACGCGGGCAAAAAAGGCCGCGTCAATCGTGTACGGGCTCCTCGCTAATGCGTGGTTGCTCCAACGCACAGGCAGCCGGATCGTCGCAGCGCCCACCGTACGAACGGCATCAAAGAGATCCTCTGTCAGGGAGACCCCCCACACCCCTTCGTTCGGCGCGTCGAGAATATTGCCGAAGTTCACACCGCGCCCAAGCGACCGCGCGACTGCGGCAGCGTCGGGGCTGCTACTGCTCCCGGACACAGCCTCCGTCGGAGTGTGAGCGCCAGCGCACGCCAACAATGCGAGAGAGACCGAAACGGCGAGAACCAACGACGCACGAGTGTTGTGCTGCACCAACGAAGTATGGCGCCACCGCTGCCACGGGGCAATCAAGCAAAACGAAACAAGCGGACATCACAGAGTGGTGATGTCCGCTTGCTCGTGTACGATATAGCACCGACACTACTACGCTAAGCCAAACCGACTGATGTGCTGATAGATCGGAGCGTACCTATTGAGAACTCAGCCGCACTCGCTGAAGCCACACACATGGCACTTTACGCACCCTTCAGCAAACTCCAACTGCGAGCCGCAGTCCGGGCAGGTGCCAATAAAGGCATCGCCACTGTTCACCGACTCAAACATCGCCTCCTGCTGCAACGCGCCCGTCACCTGACGCGAGAGCACCGGCTGTGACACCGACGAATCAGCAGACGGCGAGTTAGACGGCGCCGCGAGCAACTCCTGCTGCACACCCTGCTTGGCGCGCTGCCACTCTTCAATGGCCAAGCCAACGGCGTCCGGCATGGAGAGAATCTTGTTCGGTCCGAGCCCAACCGCGCGATCCGACGAAATGCCGCGCAGCTGACGGTGGATTTCCGACATCGGAATCCCCGAGCGCAGTCCGAGCGAGAGCAAGCGACCGAGTGCTTCCGCGTCGGCCATGGCACTGCCGCCGGCCTTGCCGAGCGAGATGAACACTTCAAAGGGCTGCCCCTTCTCGTCTTCGGTGATGTTCACAAACATCACGCCGAGCGGGGTCTGCTTCCGAATGGTGGTGCCGCGCAGGAGGTCGGGGCGCGAGCGCTTCTGACGACGCTGCAAGTTCTCCGCCTCGGCGTCGAACAACAGCTTCTTCAGACGATCGTTCTCCGCCGCCGCTTCTGCGAGCTGACCGGCGAGTTCGCCAATCTCACGCTTGCTCTCCGCGCCAGCCGCGCCGCCCACACGCTCGGCCTTGGCCGTCTCGGTGGCGCCGGTGCTGAGCACCTGGCCGTCACGCGAACCGTCGCGGTACACCGTGACACCCTTACAGTTGGCCTTCCAGGCCATTTCATAGATCGCGCGCACGTCGTCCTGCGTGGCCGTGTGCGCAAAGTTCGTGGTCTTGCTGATGGCGCTGTCGCAGTGTTCCTGGAACGCCGCCTGCATTTTGATATGCCATTCCGGAGCAATCGCATTGGCGGTGACGAACACGCGCTGCCACTTGGCCGGCACTTCGGCGTGGTTCACGTGGCCCGTCTTGGCAATGCGCTCCATGAGGTCCGTGCTGTACCAGCCTTCGCTCTTGGCAATGGCCACGAAATCTTCATTCACATCCGGCATCATCACGCCGGCCTGATTGCGCATAAAGGCCACAGCGAAGAGCGGCTCGAGCCCCGACGAGCACCCCGCGATGATCGAGATCGTTCCAGTAG is a window from the Gemmatimonadota bacterium genome containing:
- a CDS encoding PAS domain S-box protein; this translates as MPPRIKKADRPASGAAEHRPMTSPRPAPARPHAMAGSWSWDVPTGALTWSPELFELFGILPDGDDASFKAWRSILHPDDAEQTERSLAIALSTHTALICDYRVVLPDGSDRWINVVGSGVYDHDGTPLRMIGLCLDITERKLAEEERHIREAHDRGFARAASDAIISMDLDGDVIGWNNAAEITFGRSEAEMLGKPFSFLIPERFRKQHRAGLARVRAGGARHVVGRVVELAALRHDGVEIPIELSLSTWDGPSGPCFTAIMRDISDRKRAEQALHYSELKLRTVIENLPVTGVVLTDSAGQIIEANRTAVNILGLSHSDTVARSLDAPEWMIIRPDGTPMLSAEFASVRALREQQPIDDIEMGIIRPDGEVRWILTSAIPIPVDGFGVSIVFNDITERKQAQRVLLERETRLRNWFQLPLVGICITSPTKGWLEVNDHLCTMLGRSRTELESLTWADLTYPPDLALDETHFKQVLRGEIEDYSIEKRFVRKDGILLPVDLSVRCVRLPDGSVDYLIALLQDISKRKQAQAEAQESAGFYAGIFETSHAVQLLVDQSTGRIIAANPAAADFYGYPLHALIGLPLTDLTMRGAAEQKERLDAAARSGGSDFEMQHRLANGTVRDVWVYSSLVKTLQRPVLHAFVVDITERKQAEAGAALLQAKLQQAQRLESIGLLAGGIAHDFNNMLAVILGTVELASSRVDPAHPLHSDLLDIQSAATRSADLTRKLLSYARKQTIAPAALDLNVVVPRTTSILQRLIGEDILLRWELGEELWIIKMDSSQLDQILANLCVNARHAIADVGTVTIATANVVIDEHFCAAHADADPGEYVRLSVRDTGHGMDASTLAHIFEPFFSTKDVGTGTGLGLATVYGAVRQNHGFITVASERGHGTTFDIYLPRHDGSAATLQDARSVAVQHNTETILVVENEAAVRRIVVATLQRQGYRVLAAESGAEAIRVAEERVGEIDLLLTDVVMPGMNGRVLATTLRSTNPTLPVILMSGFAAGVLGGRGVEMDEVDFIEKPFAPGALEAKVRKLLDRA
- a CDS encoding FAD-binding oxidoreductase; this translates as MKDSGAFQPDWREDVPAAGSYRSIFKYDPKQFKHPNTAWFELFKSEFGMTDDDFRVRQPGGDEPVRVEQPITLTAAQIADFRAMVGEENVAMDDYSRVKFSHGKSLDENLSLRHNIVRKVPDLVLHPRNKADVQQIVAYCHTHRIAIITFGAGSGVVLGTQADRGGVAVVMRTHMNKIVAINELNKTCVVQPGMMGPDYEAALNAAPERFGTRVPYTGGHFPQSFELASVGGWVAALGSGQASTYYGDAYDIVHSQEYVTPAGTIKTSDIPGTATGPKVNDILKGNEGAFGILVEVTMKIFHHRPENRQRFAFMFPSWESAVTATRQMVQGEFGMPAVLRISDPEETENGLKLKGFSGGWLDRYLRFRGMQPMQRCLCIGTVEGERGFAVHVRQQAARIARANGAISLTSYATKQWEHGRYSDVHLRDDLLDYGIIIDTLETGVSWDNVHHLHRSVREFVKARPGTCCLTHASHFYPEGTNLYFIFMMKPKNEQEFFKFRSGVVSKIVEHGGSVSHHHGVGRLFAPWMEQHLGKAQVDVLRALKRHFDPHNVMNPGGTLSLDSLDPTV
- a CDS encoding glycoside hydrolase family 5 protein, coding for MSGSSSSPDAAAVARSLGRGVNFGNILDAPNEGVWGVSLTEDLFDAVRTVGAATIRLPVRWSNHALARSPYTIDAAFFARVDYAVAAARARGLHIVIDMHHHHQLDGDALDPGEFAVDSAVLEERFVAMWQQIATRYRDQPAAVLFEVYNEPHGLLTNDRWNVLLAKTLAVVRAIDPTRYVVVGPGKWNHAGSLASLVLPATDQRLIVTIHNYEPFAFTHQGAAWVGLADSPVVTCCTVAQLAQMTAPLDIAVAWRTSSGRPLWVGEFGSYEKGPYASRVTYSRASRDAMEARGMTWAYWELASGFGIYSHPTGAWKTELRDALFQ
- a CDS encoding FGGY-family carbohydrate kinase — its product is MKDATGKLILSIDVGTQSVRAALVDLQGGVHRLVKQAIEPYFSAKPGWAEQDPELYWSTLCAVCHEVLAEQSVRERVVAVTLTTQRMTLISVDREGKPLRPAIVWLDTRKADASKVIPPVLVPLLKAAGLHRFVEFAARYSRSNWLRQNEPELWKQTHKFLFLSGYLTHRLTGEFRDSVGSVIGAVPFDVRRGGWAGRWDLKWKLFPVEVEKLPELVQPSESLGAVHEAAAAASGIPVGLPLIAASNDKACDILGAGCMTPDQGCISFGTTATINTQNEKYVELRPLLPPYPSAIPGQFYSEVGVVRGLWMVSWFKEEFGLQERLQAREQDVAPEELMEKLLQAVPAGSMGLMCQPHWTPGPEHSANAKGAVIGFGDVHTRAHLYRSIIEGLAYALKEGAELTQKKNRVAITEIRATGGGSKSDAIMQITADVFGLPVRRPHTSETSVLGAAIIAAVGMKLYPDFNTAVGAMTRVRELFMPIPKNQAIYEQLYRKVYLTMYKQLLPMYHEIQAITGYPES
- a CDS encoding FadR/GntR family transcriptional regulator, coding for MRATPRALRPLTKTRLHEEIMEQIKDRIISGDLPPGAALPPERVLAEQLGVNRTTVREALHKLESMGLIEIKHGSGVFVRNYLESGGLELARHLLVLDGQANMPVFMNLHQLRRLLLPEMSADAAAHRSARDLDELQDTVFAHDDMPLAERDWRVHNIIARASGNVLAVLLINAFTQFTRDAIEPYFIDEANRRRSMKFHRDICAAIEKQDGSKARRVMAEVLAFAEVQSLKAIEPQPKSKAKLTPKLKAKAKLTPKPKLPSKMTPKAKSTRRAT
- a CDS encoding glycerol-3-phosphate dehydrogenase/oxidase, with translation MERFVERETVGAYDLVIVGGGITGAAVAYDAALRGLSVALVERQDFGGATSAATSKLIHGGSRYLANYEFGLVRESLRERKTLSNIAPNFVYPQPVLVPLYDDRPDSERWKIKVGMFLYDLLSYDKRSTWDRRKRLPNHKMLSVPDVQRLAPEIDGRGLHGGTVFYDCQSLCPERLTLAFVRSAVRAGAHVANYTQVDGFLRAEGNRVEGVRVRDLIYGRELEIRAKLVVNCTGPWADILLNTVTDGSSVSTKVRCSEGIHLITRALVGEHMVACSSRRGNPVFLIPWRGHTLIGLTDSAYHGNPDDYTVTRAAIDELLTDVSDRLATPLRYEDVVYAYGGLRPLVDDSQRGTRQSSRKYEICDNAEQGIEGLITVVGGKYTTSRNLAEQVLQTVSKKLGRSLGECRTAHRYLDGCKIENMDRFLADVARTPGGFAASTLDWLGRHYGNDVQQVLDLARHDAALAEPLNADGEIAAQVVYAVRKEMAHTLLDVLLRRTGLGTLGYPGDDVTSRVAALMARELGWDDARRVQEMTLAKEALRVPQ